Within the Syngnathoides biaculeatus isolate LvHL_M chromosome 13, ASM1980259v1, whole genome shotgun sequence genome, the region ggcagccgttttttcattaataacatggtaaaaaaacatccatttcatgacactttaAGTATTGTAAGGTTAATTGGTTGTcaatgtgatttcttttttcattcatttttctcagACTGAAGGGGAACTACAAGGTGATGACTGTGAAGCCTCAAGCATTGGCATACTTTCAGAAGAAGGCGGCCGAGGACTTCCTTGAGTCGAGGCTGTACGGCAAGGGAAGTCGCCGTGCCACTAGTAAGCGTGTGCCAAGTTCCATTTTCCGTGCAGGCTTGACATTTGTCTTTGGTCctcaattttgaaaaattgacaaaatgccGCAAGGTGTTCCACGCTATTGAAGGGTGCCAAAAAGTGGTAGTTCTATTTAGTGACcttcagattattattatttttttatacacgaATGAAAATGTCCCCAAAAGTCAATTTTGTCTTCCTGTCAGGCAGCCAAGAGCTGTCCCTTCAAAATAAGACTGCAAGTACCAAAGGTGGAGCAGTTCAGTTTGTCAAGAGCCAATGGGGTGAGGCAATTTTATTATTTGGGaactaaaagacaaaaaaacaacccctTTTCTTataacatttctttttgttcCTTCAGCTCGTGAGAAAAAGAGCAAAGCGGAAAAGCTGAAGCTTCGGTGGATACGCAAGAAGATAGCGTCCATCTGATTGGTCGCCTGCAAGGACACACCCTCTCCCTTCTCTGTGACTGGACTGCAAACAATTTTGGCTATGTGGAAATACGGAGAGGTCAAACTTGACCGGGTCGACGGTCCTGGGACTGAATTTTCTCGACTTATGTGTGAGGACCAATCACAGACAACCCTTCTTTCTGCTGGGAACAGTTGCGACGGCAACCATTGCCCTGTGTATGTTCATGACAGTTGGtgcattgtctttttttgtttttttttttttctgtgaattttgagTAATCACAGGATCGTGTCATGAGAATTTTGATAGATgggaaaaattaaacattttccagAGGAGAAAATTCtctagcgcttgtcctcattagggtcacgggtagCTGGAGTTGATTCCAGCTGACTGGAGGtgggattggtcaccagccagtaaTTGTCAGGACATATCAACAAATGGCAGGTTGTTAGTCCTGCACACCGTTGGGAAAAGTGAGAGGAAAAACTGCTGCCCAAATTCTAACGCAGAACTGCAAGATAGATGTGCTACCcacaaaatgtgtcaaaagaatTATCAAAGCATCATTTCACCTTttaataaaaatctgttcacactcacacaagttgcacattattttcacgCCGGTGTGGACTTCCCGTCACATGCATGGTGGAAGTGGGCATCCACGAGCTACTGGAGGAGAAAGCAAAGACGTCAAATTTGGTCTCACCAGCACCGTACGATGATAGCGTGCTCCAACAAACCACAAACATACTTGTGGTTTAAGGACTTGGATCAGCATGACTGGCCACCTATAAATGCTGAAACGGCTATACTGTAtccgtttgagcatttattcaatagaagggtctttatccatctattttctgtaccatTTGCTTTCAGCTGGCTCACAGGTGAGCAGACTCCGATAGCCTAAACCTGTCTGCCCTGATCTGGGGtgggaggcgggtacaccctggactggccaCCAGTCAACGCCAGGGTGTATATACATGTGAACAAGAAACCCCACTCCCACAGTctattttttgacattttttttcatagcctTTGGAATGTCAGAGGGGAAAACCCGAGATTCAAACATCAGAAAAGTGACGCAGACGCGCCTAACCACTAGATGACCGTGCTGTCCGGAGCCGTTTCATTGAAAGTGAATGCAGAGGTCCACACGCTCATGTTGATAAGAACTTCACATGTACACCGGCTGGCGTTCTTTATTAGCATCACAAGTGGCCGTAAACTCAATGCaagtaacaataataatcataattaataCGAGTGTCGCCTGTAAACCTGCACCAAGCGCCAGGACCCCTGCCGtcacccacaccccccccccccaacctcaccTTGACGCCAGCACTAAATAAAtgtatacaaaaaacaaaacaaaatggaaacggGAAAGGGAGGTGGGGTGGGCTCACATCGTGGCGGTGGGGGTCCGATTGAAGATGGCTACACTCGGCCGTCATCACGCCATCTGTCAGTCATGTGGACAGCCGCTGAAGGGGGTTTTGGGGTTGAGGGGCTGGTTGCTATTTACCACGTAAAGGgaggcggtgtgtgtgtgtacatacagTAGTATGCAAAGGTTTTGGGCCACCACAGGCTTTGTTTTGTATTGCAAACTTTTCATAGCATTTCGGTCGACATACTGATGTGAATTGAGAGATTTGGGAAATAATTGAGCCATCCCCCCGCCAAAAGCTTTGCCATTGAGTACAGATGCCACAAAAGGATGAAAAGTGTTTGGGGGGAGCTTACCTGTTATTTGCGGTTCtataataaaaatgtcaaaatgaatttttatttaGACGAAATATTCTTTGGTGTCTATGTGGTGTTGAACTATGATCAAGTGAGCTAAGTTTAAACTCAGAGGCAGTTCTTTGGCACCACTACGGTGTCAAGTAACAACTGGTATGTCCACGTCAGGTGGTTTCATTTGGAGAATGGCGCCATGCGTCTTTGCTGCCAAGGAACGATGTTCAAGTAAGCTGAGTTTTATTTTGGCAAAACCAATCATTGGGGACCATTTGAGTGTcaagaaactgttgaaatgaGTTGGAGTTTAATTCAGACAAAAAAGCTCTTTTGCACGACGCCTTGAtatcaaggaactatgttgaagtgagttgagaaaTTTCATTGAGACAAACGGTGCCCCTTCGGTATGAACGAACTATGTTGGAATTGATTTGAGGAGATAGttatacaaaaataatgatttcattttgagaaatcaTGCTGAGCCgcaatcttgtggcatctatagaaaacagaaaaatatgtataaaacaaaaaatctaaTGTGCAGGGGAATACTGAGCATTTTGGTGCATGATGAAGAAAATTGTACCATATTTCTATCGGGgagtatgtatatatttttcatttctttgcctCTGACTCTTCAGATCTCCGTTGCAACCTGATGAGGATTTTTTGTACCACTTTAGTACCATCAGCAGGTTGTAACAGAAGGACTCTTAAGTGTCACAAAATTGTCTAAATGTGTCCATCCATTTGTCTCTTTATGGCTGAAAACAATAATCTGATGGTGGTCTCATACTTTTGTAcactactgtgtgtgtgtgtgtgtgtgtgtgtgtagcgcgCACAGCTAGTGCAAGTAATCGTCCACTGATGCAAAAGCACAGGAGCCGCTGCCCGTTCGCGCCATGATGGCGAGGCACTGGGCGGCCTGGCCTACAGCCTGGGCCAGGGGGGGTTGCTTGGGCAGGTTGTGCGTCACTGGAACGTGGCGAGAAGAATCCAATTAAAGACACGCTCCAATCTAAGAGAGCATCACTATAGTGACGCCTCCTACCTAGTATTGCACTGTTGAGGGTGGAGCACACGGGCTCTCTCTGGATGGAGTCCAGCTGGTAGCCGACCGGGCTGCTCCAGGGATCCGAGTAGGCCAAGAGGCTGAAGGCATCCTGTGGTgcgatatacacacacacacacgcgcacacacgcagacacacacacacacacacacaatacttaGTACTATACACAATATTGCAGTTCAATTTTTGCACCCCACTGTgatattgcagatttttgttaatattttttgttctgttttttagtctatatgtacagtgaagaaaatgagtatttggacaccctgctatattgcaagttctcccactttgaaatcatggaggggtctgaaattttcatattgggtgcatgtccactgtgagagatatcatctaaaaagaaaaatccagaaatcacaatgcatgatttttttaacaatttatttgtgtgatacagctgtaaataagtatttgaacagctagAATTCAGGACcttcaaagacccgttagtccgcctttaaaagtccacctccactccatgtattatcctgaatcagatgcacctgtgcgaggtcgttagctgaagtatgggggtgatagcatcatgctttgggggtgtttttctgcacatgggacagtacgactgcactgtattaaggtgaGGATAACCaaggccacgtattgtgagattttggggaacaacttttttctctcagtcagagcattgaggatgggttgtggctgggtctttcaacatgacaatgacccgaagcacacagccaggaaaaccaaggggtgacttcgtaagaagcatatcaaggttttggcgtggcctagtcagtctccagacctaaacccaatagaaaatctttcgagggagctgaaactctgtgtttctcagcgacagcccagaaacctgtctgatctagagaagatctatgtggaggaatgggccaaaatccctcctgaagtgtgtgcaaacctggcgaacaactacaagaaaagcttgacctctgtaattgtaaacaaaggcgactgtaccaaatattaacattggttttctcaggtgttcaaatacttatttgcagccgtatcacaccaataaatggttaaaaaaaaatcatacattgtgatttctggatctgGATAtgatctcacagtggacatgaacctacgatgaaaatttcagacccccccatgatttctaagtgggagaacttgcaatatagcagggtgttcaaatacttcttttcttcactgtatgacacGTTGAGATTGAACTGACTTGATTTTTGCTACAGTCATGTGGGACTTTCTTGAAACCTTTTCGAAAATTCTGATTTGATTTCCTTTAGACTTGCACATAATGTGTGCCTTATTCCCTTCCACGGTACCCACCTTGAGCATCTTCTTGTTGGCAGAGTTCTTTCCACATTCTCTCCGGAGATGCTCGCTCATGCTCTGCAGCTCTCGTCCAAAGTGGATCATCCTCTCGATGGCCGCCTGGCTGCCGCCGCATAGCTGGCGCTTGGCCTGAACAGACTCCACCTCTGCGTGCGACACGacatgttaaacacaaacacCCGCGAACGCAGAAGTACACGCAGATGTACCCATGTCGGCGTCGCAGTCGTCTGGCTCGTTGATGTGTTTTGAGGAACCATTCAGGAAGCCGTTTGAGGATGACTCAGACACGCCGTTGGTGAAATGCTCCACCTCCATATCCACATCGCTGATACGCGCGGAGACATTAAATCAGGaatacacacacgtacatacACAGCAtttcacaacacacacacacacacacacacacacacacacacacacacacaatctcctGCATATTACAAATAATGCTAAGACACGCTGCAATACACATCACAAGCGCACACGCGCGCACGAACGTAAAAAGCACATAAACATAGCTTGGAAACAACACGTCAcccgtggacatgcacatacacaaaaCACATCACATCACATGTAAACATCATCaaccacacacaacacaaaaacacagaagcacataTCACACCCATACGTCACGTAACATttcccacacacgcacacacaaagagtAAGCAGTGGTGTTCACCTGGTTGCATTCATCTGGTTGCGGTTCCCATTTAAGTTGATGTCAAATGCCGAAGGGGCGGAGCCTGAGCCCAGAGGGCAGGCCTTATGACTGTGAGGGGTGGAGCCGTGGCTCTTATTGGACATCACGCCGTTACAGCAATTGCTGTCCACACCTGTAACCACACAGAacgccatttttaaaaactaatttaaataaacaaactGATGTTTGTCATATGCACTCATACGGCAAATCGTTAGGTACACCATTTAATCACATTAATACAAGAGctgattggtttttttttttaagttttatttttaacttggaAAAAACGATTTGTGATCTGgtcatattttttcaaacttgcTGCAGAAAAAGAGCGTCTTTGCAGCCACCAAAGGCGAATACATTTCTAGTTAAAAAAACAGGTCGTTATTTTTACCCTCTTGAGTCATTGTGATTTTGGCGCCGACTCAAAAATAGAAAATCAGTCTTCCTTTCATTTGTGCGAATAGGGAAGATTGACACCCATTCTATAATGAAATGGTACAGCCTTGTCTTATTTTCCACACTCAGTAACAAATTTAGTGTGGTTGGTTGGGGGTGTACTACGGCGCGTCATACTTGTCAAGTAGGACTGCGAGTTGCCAGCTTTGTGGGCGGGGCTGCCAAAGGGCCGTGGGGAGCCAGGGTAACTGTCCTGAGATTTTGGGCTGCGACCCCCGAGACACCGCACCTCGCTGTCTGTCCCGTTCACCATCTCAATGAACTGTCTTACCCTGAAAACACAGCGAGGGATGGAACGCTACCATAAAATCATTTGGTTCATGCTTAAAGGATTCATATACAATTGACATTTAAATCAGAAATGTTAACATATGCTAACTAGTCACATTAATGCAGTCATATGTGAAAAATTACAGCAAAACCAATggtataaatacagataatagaAACATTGTACAGTATGCATGTTTGTATGCAAAGAGAGCAAGAGGGGTACTTGAGCATAAAGAGCAGGTCTGGGTTCCTCTCGAGGAGGTTTGGGTAGAGCTGCTGGGTGGTCTCAATGGCTTCACCCATCCTGCCTGACAGCACCAGTTTCTGGATCTCTGCAAACCACCATCAGAATAACACTTAATGGGTACGTAGGGCTTGGGCTACTGAATGCTTTGAGAATCAGTTTTTCTACCGATCACCCCATCCATTATTTTAGTAATCGCATGCCACTTAATTTTGCATAATAGCAATACAAAACATGCAAGTCAGGCTCAGGTATTATTTTTGTGCACTTTTAGTCTGCACCCCAATGTTTAACATTGTAGTATCCGTGACAAAGGTGGCGCATGATCTGGTGAGTGACATGGAGGTCAGCGAATGACAATGGAGAATTGGGTAAGGATAGTAGCTGGCTGTTAACTGGGTAGCTTTAACCAGGCTAAGTGTTGAGAGCCTGGGTGTCAACTGTGGTCGTCCAGCCAGTGTGTGACTGAATTAAAATTCATTCTAACTAGCTTCAGTTTTATATTAGGTAACAATGTTCACTGAACCATAGAAGTGCAGTTGTGTAAGACTAGGTTCTTTTTTTAAGTACGAAATGTTCCAAAACTTTGGACGTCTTACCTATTCTTTCCTCCTGGCTTGTGCTTTTTTCCTACGTAATGTTGCTGTTTGCCAGGTCACTAAAGGCTAACTAAAACAGGATGTGGAGAAGCAAATATCGCTCACATTCGACATGCGGGTGAATTCACATTAGCTGTGTCAAACCTAAAAAGACCTTCCTGATAAAAGTTAACAAGTGAGCACCCTAATTCTGATGTGAGACATTGGGAAGTGTATGAACGGTTTAATGTGTGCAATAATAGCACTATTTCTTGGGAACATGAACCACTTTACTGCGTACTGACAACATTTgggtttcatttaaaaaaaaaaaaaataatgaatgagaaaagttcaGAGTTAAAGGTTTTATTTCatagtatttatattttgataggcggcacggtggatcaactggaaagcgctagcctcaaagttctgaggcccagagttcaatcccggacccgcctctggagagtttgcatgttctccccatgcctatgtgggttttctccggggactccggtttcctcccacatccccaaaacacgagacatgaatcggacactcgaaattacccctaggtgtgagtgtcagtgtgactcttgtctgtcttcatgtgccctgcgattggctggtgaccagttcagggtgtaccccgcctcctgcccgatggtaCCTTccctgcgacccatgtgaggataagcggctaagaaaattgatggatatatttaatgtattgaAAACTCAGGACAGAGTACATTTTCTTTCAGACTGtacacttttcaagtgagcaaaagtattggaacagattTTGTGCCTGATCGGTGTACTTTGCAAAATTCAAACTGTTCTTCTgatttctttttgcaaagtactTAGAATCTTGTGATATGGCCTGTATACTTCTTCTCTCAAAGTCTTCTTCAAAGACTGTATTGTGATACTTTCATGCCCTGCCCTATGGAGGTTGGCAGCGATGTTACTGACTGTggtgtttcttcacagctctgACAACGCTTCTGTCATCAACTGCTGTATATACCCTTAGCAGACCTGTTTGATGTCTGTTGCTCAGTAGACCATTAGTTTCTCTGTCTTTCTACccattccaaattgttgtatCGTTTATGCCAAAGGTTTGTGGAATAGCTCTAATCAAATTTCCCCTCTTctctcatcttaaaaaaaaatagtttggtttcctcccagagaactctctggtcttcatgtttgctaatagcaaatgcagttttcacaggtgaGACCTAAATCCCAAAACAAGGATGATATAATCTTTGACCAATcaatctaaaaggcaacacctgaACAACTAGATATATACagtcagatgttcaaatacttatgctCATTTGAAAAGAGCGTgggttaaaacaaaaagatttctGTTTTGAGTGGTTTAACAATCTAGTTTTAAattccatgaaataaaagctggaattctgaacttttgtctgattcatcttttgatctgaatgTCTTCAGTGTGAtataaagacaaaagaataaacgtTTCCTCTTCAATACTTTCGGAATGGACGGTAATTTACAATTTATACTGCTTTTATGTTCACATcttgatgaagaaaaacatcacTCCTGGCACTCTCCACTTCATCTCTATACTTGGCTGACACCAACAGCAGTGCTACTGACAAGGACATTATTCAATTTTTACAAGATGTGACGTTACAGTAAATCAAAAATAGTCTACTGTGATGGGGggcatttctttttacatttcaatagtAAAATCATATATCATATCAATAAATCATAACATTTAGGCCTGCCCTACAGGACACACTTATTTGGCCATACTATATAATAATTTATTTCTTGTGCTTAGGCAATAATGATCAACTTCATCCCGAAAACCacttacaaaaacacaaatcgcaatatttgtttaaaagaaacaaacaacaaggtTTAGCCACATAAGCACAGGATGTTGTGGTTACCTACACTCAAGTGTGCCTGTGAGATCTGTATACCGTTTAGCTGCATTGGCTGAGAGGTTTCTTAACCCAAGATACATATGATTAATCTAAGATAACGGTGAGGATGTTAAAAGTGACACGCAACATGGCTAAGGACCTTTAGTGACCAATGGAGTCCACGGTATAAAAATAgttaaaaggaaaattccagtgctttacatgaacagtgtatccaataggtcacgtaatatgtactctatcttgataatctgatgttaaatcctcttccatttaatcgtgttttgagaagatttttatcgacaattacaaattttcaggtggggcgccattttcacgagtcacatgacctacgtgggcctatgtgacgtgttacgtgctgcTCCAAACGTTCGATTACATgcgacaccatttatgcccagcgctgatttctcggatttatcctcctctggtgaagaaatagcagtatcggttgatcaggaagacggaggaatacttccataaagatttcaacctgtggctgtaaataatgttgaatattcggatggttcttcgggcggaatgatgctGAGTCTGACAAGctcgtgactcgcgaaaatggcggcgcacctgaaaatttgtaattgtcgataaaaatcttctcaaaacactattaaatgagagaggatttaacatcacattatcaagatagagtacatattacatgaccttttggatacattgttactccaaaccaccagaattttcctttaagaCGACATGGTGATTAGATTGTGAAATGAATGAAGGACTCAAAGCACAGCCAATGTCGGACTCACTCTGCCGGTTCTTGATGGAGGCCAGCTCCTCATGCACGGCCTGGTCGGTTGTCTTTGCAAAGGCTTCAGCGGTGGCGCAATAGCTGTGGTGCACCAGGTAGGATGCCACCATTCTGTGGGGATGACAGGAAGACAGGATACCATGAAAAGGAAGTGCTGCAGACAGTGATCAGCTCATCGCGTACAATCTCCAGGCAAGAATCAACTTGTATGAACCCCCGCTTCATCAGAGTTCATCTTCCGCACACCCCACTAGATCACAGATTTTgaagtaatcttttttttataggTTACAAGTCTTTACATAAGTGAAACTCCGTACCAATAAGAAAACAGACAGTGACGAAGCATCAGCAGCTTGACAACTTCTATCTTTTAATCCGACGGCATGATGATGAGACTGGATAACAACAGACCCAACAAATGCAGATTAAATCTGGGCAGGACGAGAAGTCATAGGACGCTAAGAGATAATCCCATCATGGCAGGGCAGCACCACAGAGCCACACACACTTACTCTCAATCCCATAATTGCAAGGCAGCAGCACAACCACactctctccatctctctctctctctctccctccctccctctctgtttctctCTAACACACACGATGGAAAACAGTGACATGATGTTGGATAAAACTATGGTTGTGTGCACAACCTTCTCTGACTACTTGTAGACAGCTGATGTACATTGATATTTTACTACACAGTGGGACCTTGAGATACGAATGAATCAACTAGCAATTTTTGAGATACGAACCATCCTTTGCTTTGATTtgcgagcaaaaatttgagacacAAGCTCTGTATGGTGGGAGTAAggtcaactcacttcacaacaactCAGGATTagttaagaattaaaaaaaaaaaaaaaggcttcaaggTCTTTATTGCTAATTCCTGTTCAGGTTTACAGTCAAATTAAACAGAGAGACAATTATaacttgtgtatttaaaacaattacTTAGTTTAGCCTTTAAATCTGCTATCTTAATGCGAGTACTTGGGATATCATAGAGATGCCAAGGCCATTTAAAGGTTGGGGGGTGAAGAGAATTGAATGATTCATTCAGTCATCTGGTGTGCTCAGGAAACGGTCAGTCAAGCACATGTAAAGAAGTgcacattcaaaataaattaaatgaataagAATTGATTTtcgcacacatacagtacatgtt harbors:
- the ranbp9 gene encoding ran-binding protein 9, with protein sequence MSGQSSCCGFLMSVVVHGDSTLNEQEKELSQRLRRLYPAVNESETPLPRSWSPKDKFSYIGLSQNNLRVHYKGHGKTPKDAASVRATHPIPAACGVYYFEVKIISKGRDGYMGIGLSAQGVNMNRLPGWDNHSYGYHGDDGHSFCSSGTGQPYGPTFTTGDVIGCCVNLINNTCFYTKNGHSLGIAFTDLPPNLYPTVGLQTPGEVVDANFGQHPFVFDIEDYMREWRTKIQAQIDRFPIGEREGEWQSMIQKMVASYLVHHSYCATAEAFAKTTDQAVHEELASIKNRQKIQKLVLSGRMGEAIETTQQLYPNLLERNPDLLFMLKVRQFIEMVNGTDSEVRCLGGRSPKSQDSYPGSPRPFGSPAHKAGNSQSYLTSVDSNCCNGVMSNKSHGSTPHSHKACPLGSGSAPSAFDINLNGNRNQMNATSDVDMEVEHFTNGVSESSSNGFLNGSSKHINEPDDCDADMEVESVQAKRQLCGGSQAAIERMIHFGRELQSMSEHLRRECGKNSANKKMLKDAFSLLAYSDPWSSPVGYQLDSIQREPVCSTLNSAILVTHNLPKQPPLAQAVGQAAQCLAIMARTGSGSCAFASVDDYLH